In the Desulfosporosinus acidiphilus SJ4 genome, AAGTGATCCTGTTTTAATACCCCGATTCGTTCTCCCGGTGTTATAATGACCTCTCCGCTGCTGGAATCCAGCTCTCCAGAAAGAATTTTCAAAAATGTAGATTTGCCGGCCCCGTTGGCTCCAATTAAGCCGTAACAGTTCCCGGGCAAGAATTTTACATTAACATCCTCGAATAAAGCGCGTTTTCCGAACCTAAGGGTAATTCCGCTGGTACTAATCATTAATATCGTTCCTTTATCAAGAATTTTGACTTAAAAACGTATTATAACATTTTAAATCAAAAAATAATAGTAACACAGCAAAACCCATCCCTCTAAGTAAAGCTGTCCAAGCCTTTTCCTAAAAAGGGTCTCCCAAAAGTTTAAGGAATTCTAAGCGCCTATATGCTTAATAATATTGATGAAGCTTATAGTTTTATGAACCTATTCAGTTTAAAATGACCTTGCTCCGATATGTTCTGTCATTTTGTGCAAACTGAATCCCCAGGTTACCTCTAGTATTTTTCTTAAGATTAATACTCCGGTCATAGTTTCAGGAAATCCTGAAGTCGGGGTTAAGTCTTTAATGTCATAAGTTTTATTAGTCAAACGATTATAGGATTTGCAGACTTTAATAACTCCTGCCTGAGGATCTAAAATGTAATTAGAATTGAGTCCGATAATGTCAAAATTAAAATAGTCATCCATCAGCGGCATCTCCTTTGCATTTTCTTACATTGTTTGCCGCCCCATGGATGACTATGCATTTAAACCGTTTTTTTCGCTTGCTTTAATTAATCGCGAGATGTCCTTCAATCCAGTCAATAAACTGTCGTGCCGTACGCGCCGAACGTCCGTTATACCACAAGGCCCATTGCAAGGCTTCTTTGTGCAAGGTTGTTTGGTCAATGGTTAATCTTCTGTGGGAAGCAATACCATCGACAATTTTTAGGTATTGTTTTTGATCCGGTGATGAGAAGACAACATTAATCCCAAATCGATCGGCAAGGGACAGTTTTTCCTGCATGCTGTCTCCGGCATGGACTTCTTCGTCGCGATTAGCTGACTGCACGCCTGCTCTTTCGCTAAAATACTCTTTCACCAAATGGCGCCGGTTGGAGGTTGCATAGATAAGAATATTGGAGGTTTTGCTTTCCAGGCCTCCTTCAAGGACGGCTTTGAGGGAGGTATAGTTTTCTTCATTATCTCCAAAAACCAGATCATCAACGAAGAGGATAAACTTTTGCGATCGATTATTTAAGATCCGAAGGATTTGGGGAAAATCCGCCAAAAAAGCTTTGGGGATTTCGATCATGCGCAGTCCGAGAGGATGATACTCATTGAGGATGGCCTTGACGGTGGATGATTTGCCGGTTCCCCGGTCACCATAAAGGAGTACGTTGTTGGCCGGATACCCTTTCAGAAACTGCATCGTATTTTCCAAAACCTTAGAGCGTTCATCATGATAATCAACTAACTCATGCAGGGTGATGGGATCAGGCTGTTCGACACATTTGAGATAGCCTTGGCCTTCGGATCGCTCCCAGATAAAAGCGATACTGCGGGCAAAAATACCGCAGCCAAATTGGCGATGAAACTGTTTCAGTTCCTCCAGGCAATCTTCCCAGCGGGGACTGGTAAGAAACGTTTCCTTTAAGGCCTGTACATGTTCTGGTTCCCGGTTGGCAAAAAGGGCAGAGGAAAATCCCCAATCCGGGAGACTCTGGAGGATGGATTGAAGATCGCTGTCGAGGATGTCAGCGGGGTCGTTTCCAGTGGCGTGAAGTTTGCAGCATTTTATTATTTCAGCTTTTATCGCCTTTGAATCAAGCTTGGCAATGATTTCGAGATTTCTGAGGTCACTGGAAACAGCTTGATCAAGAGTATTATCTCTCATTGACGGGTGTATTGCCTGGGCATTCAAGGAAAAGGAGTTTTCCTCAAATATAATTAAGTTAAGAATATGATGAGCCAGCGAAAGACCAGGGCACCTTGCAAATTCGTAGTAGAAGTCATTGTAATCATTAACAATATCACGCAATTGGATATCAGCTTTCTCTAGACCTATGAATAATTCTCTGAGTTTCCGGAGTACGGAATCTTCTAAAAGGCCTCGGTAAACTGAAAGGGAATCAAGGGCCAATAAAAATAAATTGATTGAGCTGCGGCGTCTATTCATAGATGATTCCTCCAGTAAAATCGTCCCTCTAATCAATCGCCCCCTTAGCCCGGTTAGGGTAAGGGGGCAAAGGACAAACATTTAAATCTAGTATAGCACTCCCCAAAAGAGAAGAAAAGAAGGGATTCGACGCTGACTCTTCCCAAAAAGTGGTTATGCAGGGCGGGTTAGTGTATAATGACATAAATCTTTCTTTGGGGATAGTTTGGGGGATTGTCATTTTGCCTGAGGCTGAAAATAGAAAAACTCCGTCAGAGTTATATCATAAACGGCAGCTGTTTTATGGCCGCAAACTAAAGAGTTTAACCGTTGACCTTAATCGCCTAAGCAATTTTCGTCTTGTTGTTTTCTTCGCAGGTGCTATATTAACTCTCTGCTTTTATCTAAACAAGAAACCCTTTTGGACAATGGGAATTGCCTTTCTAACGGTGGCGAGCTTTATAACTTTGGTCTTTTGGCACCAATCCTTAAAGGCCAGGCAAAAGTATCTTGAAGTTCTCCGGGGAAACTATGATCAGGCCGTAAAGCGTATGGAGGGAGAGTGGAAATCCTTTGCCGACCTGGGAGACGACTTTAAAGACCCCGATCACCCTTATGCCCTGGACCTTGATATCGTTGGCTATGGTTCACTTTATCAATGGATTACCACAGCTAAGACCTTCCGAGGCCGGGAAAAACTTAAGCGAGTTTTGACAGAACCTCCGGAGACAGAGGAAGAGCTATTAAAAAGACAAAGGGCCATCCTTGAATTAGCCGGAACAATGGCCTGGAGACAGAGGTTTTTAGCCGAGGCAACTCTGGCAAAGCGTCCCATGACGTCTCCTGCGGCAATGTTTGCTTGGGCAAAAACTTATAACCCAAATTACCTTCGCCGGGATGTTCTCGTGTTGGCTCGGGCTCTTCCCTTAGTAACTTTATCATTTTTGTTCTTATATTTTTTTAGGCACAATGTATCTTATGGGTACCCTTTGACGGGACTTGTGATTCAAGCGGCAATTCTCTTTATAGGAAGACAAAGGGGAAAAACTCTTAATGCGGTTCATACCTTTAAGGAAGATATTCGGGTCTACGAGAGAATGCTGGAAAGATTTGAAAAACGATTCTTTAAGGCAGATTATCTGCAAGAATTGAGAAATGGCTTGCGCAATCGAGAGGATAAAGCAGCTTTTGAACAGATCAGAAAACTTTCGCGCTTGGCAGATCTCATTGCTAATCGCGGTAACGCCATGTTTCTGATTGTCAACATCCTAACACTCTGGGACATCCAGTGTATGATTTCTTTGGAAGCCTGGAAAGAAAGGTCAGGCCGATTTTTAGAGTCATGGGTGGATACTCTGGGCGAATTAGAAGCCCTCAGCAGTCTGGCAATCGTTGCTGCAGATCACCCGGAGTGGTGCCGCCCGGTATTTACTTCCGAGAAAACCGGGGTTAAAGCTTTACAGATAGCTCACCCGCTCTTAAAGAACCCGGTTTGCAATGATTTAACCATCAATAAGGAAACCGGAATTATCTTAATAACCGGATCAAACATGTCCGGAAAAAGTACGATGCTCAGAACGGTAGGAATTAATCTCGTTTTGGCCTATGCGGGGGTTCCAGTATGCGCCCGGGAATTTTCCTGTTCGCTTTTCAAATTGTTTAGTTGTATGCGAGTCAGTGATAATTTAGGAGAAAACATTTCGTCGTTCTATGCAGAGCTGTTAAGGAT is a window encoding:
- a CDS encoding DUF815 domain-containing protein, with the protein product MNRRRSSINLFLLALDSLSVYRGLLEDSVLRKLRELFIGLEKADIQLRDIVNDYNDFYYEFARCPGLSLAHHILNLIIFEENSFSLNAQAIHPSMRDNTLDQAVSSDLRNLEIIAKLDSKAIKAEIIKCCKLHATGNDPADILDSDLQSILQSLPDWGFSSALFANREPEHVQALKETFLTSPRWEDCLEELKQFHRQFGCGIFARSIAFIWERSEGQGYLKCVEQPDPITLHELVDYHDERSKVLENTMQFLKGYPANNVLLYGDRGTGKSSTVKAILNEYHPLGLRMIEIPKAFLADFPQILRILNNRSQKFILFVDDLVFGDNEENYTSLKAVLEGGLESKTSNILIYATSNRRHLVKEYFSERAGVQSANRDEEVHAGDSMQEKLSLADRFGINVVFSSPDQKQYLKIVDGIASHRRLTIDQTTLHKEALQWALWYNGRSARTARQFIDWIEGHLAIN
- a CDS encoding MutS family DNA mismatch repair protein, giving the protein MYNDINLSLGIVWGIVILPEAENRKTPSELYHKRQLFYGRKLKSLTVDLNRLSNFRLVVFFAGAILTLCFYLNKKPFWTMGIAFLTVASFITLVFWHQSLKARQKYLEVLRGNYDQAVKRMEGEWKSFADLGDDFKDPDHPYALDLDIVGYGSLYQWITTAKTFRGREKLKRVLTEPPETEEELLKRQRAILELAGTMAWRQRFLAEATLAKRPMTSPAAMFAWAKTYNPNYLRRDVLVLARALPLVTLSFLFLYFFRHNVSYGYPLTGLVIQAAILFIGRQRGKTLNAVHTFKEDIRVYERMLERFEKRFFKADYLQELRNGLRNREDKAAFEQIRKLSRLADLIANRGNAMFLIVNILTLWDIQCMISLEAWKERSGRFLESWVDTLGELEALSSLAIVAADHPEWCRPVFTSEKTGVKALQIAHPLLKNPVCNDLTINKETGIILITGSNMSGKSTMLRTVGINLVLAYAGVPVCAREFSCSLFKLFSCMRVSDNLGENISSFYAELLRIKKIVEASKQEAKIFFLLDEIFKGTNSEDRHAGAKILIRQLSKAGAMGMVSTHDLELGDLESESSRKIRNYHFREYYKNEQIFFDYKLRPGISTTRNAMYLIKMAGIDVDESNDC